Part of the Parafrankia discariae genome is shown below.
GCTCGGTGTCGGCGACGACAGCGTCGCCGTCAACATCGTCGCCTCGATCGCCCTCTCGGCGGCGGTCGCGGTCGCGAGCTGGCACCTCGTGGAATCGCCCGCGCTCGCCCTCAAGTCGGCGCCGGCGCCGTCCTGGCTGGGGATGCTGCTGCCCCGGCCCACCCCACGCCCCGGGGGACGGCCTACGCGCGCGGCGGGCCCGCCGTCCCAGCCGGGCCCGGCACCGCCGGTGTGGCCAGGGGCGGAAGCGCCGGCACGGCCAGGGACGGAAACGCCGGTGCGGCCGGGGGCGGCGCTTCCGGCACGGCCGCCGGCGTCCGCCCACCGGTGTGGGTCTTCGGCGGGAACCTGCCGTTGAAGACCCGTCGGAGGAGGGGGAACCGGAGAATCACGAGATGGTGGGTGGCGAACGTGGCCGCGTAGGTGGCGACGACCAGCAGCGTCATCCGGGCCGAACCGAGACCTGGATCGAAACCGAGCAGGGTCGCGAACACGTAGATCCAGAAGAAATGCAGCAGGTAGACGGAGTACGAGGCGTCCGCCAGATAGCGCAGGGCGGGACTCGGGCGCGACCCCCACCGGCTGGCGGCGGCGAAGATCATCGCGATCACCGGGATGGCGAACATCGTTTCGGCCAGCACCCGGCCGGTGCCAATCGCCAGCGCGTTCACCCACCCGTGCCATGACGCCAGCAGGACGAGGCCCGACACCGCGAGGAGAACCGGCGCGGGCCGCTGGAACGAGGGCACGAGCCGGCCCCGGTCCAGATACAACAGGAGGCCGAGCAGGAAGAACGGCAGGAACTCCAGAGTGCGGCGGATCAGATCCGCGTGGAATCCTGATCCGGTGCCGGGACGGATGGCCTGCTCCCAGCCGATCCGGCCGGCCGCCATCGTGCCCAGCACGAGAAGCGTGATCGTCGCCATGGCGCGCAGCCGCCCCGCGGTGGCCCGCCGATAGACCCGGGTGGAGACGAGTCTGCCCAGCAGCTTCACCGCCGCGGGGGTGAGGAGCGCGTAGCCAAGAAGTACCAGCAGGAACCACAGATGCAGGTACCAGTTCAACCGGCCTTCGAACGCTGGAGCCAGGCAGGCCCGCACGAAGTCGACGAACGAGATGTCGCTGCGGTTGTGGAAGCGGGAGATCAGCCACAGCGTCGGCGGGTTGAACAGCACGAGCGTCGCCGCCAGCGGCACGCCTACCGCCGCCAGCCTGCGCCGGAGGGCCAGCCCGGACCCGTACTTCGCGGTGAGCATCGCGGAGAGAAAACCCGAGACGACGAAGAAGGTCTCCATCCGGAAGAGACCGGAGGCACGTGCTATCCCGTCGAAGACGGGATCGTCCCCGAGCGTGGCCACGTGAACGAAAACACCTATCAGCATGAGGACGCCGCGCAGCGCGTCCAGATGGTGGTAGCGAACACCTGCGGTGGGTGCTGCCGCGGTGGGTGCCGCCTCCCGCTTGCCCACGAGTCCCTGCTTTCCCGTTTCCGACCGACGGATACACGCCTTCCCGGCGCCGGACGACGTCGGGAAGAAGCGCAAGGGCTCGCGAAACACTACGCTCGGAACGTGCCACCGAATGTCGCGCCGTGCCACTTCCAGGCCGGTCTCTGGATGAGATGCGACACCATCCGAAAATGCGGGTGATCATCAGGACTTACGGGGCGCTGGCTTTCCCCGAAATCAACCCGGGAGCATGGTCTGATGGAATCATTCGAGCAAGGAGACAGGTCCCGGCGGGCCGGGACCTGAGCTACCGTCGAATCCTCGACGAAAGGGCTGGCCGCGACGGCCGGCAGCCCCTGTGCCCGGCGGGGCTACAGGGGCTCCGACCACCGTCCGCACCTGGTTTCGTGCGGCCGCTGCCACAGTACCCGTGCCGCCGACTACGGAGCGGACGGGTTCTCCTTGTGGTAGGTGTCAAATATCAGCCGGTCGTCGGCCGAGAGGTCGTCCTCGATCACGTAGGAGAACTTGAATCCGGGGTTCGAGACGTTGGTCCGGTTGTACAGCTCGTAGTCTGTGCTGGACCACGTCCCGATCGGCTGGCTGTTGGCTGGATTCTGCATCTGGAATATGTCGTCACTGACCCAGCGGTTCACGAGCAACCGGTCGTAGCTGGAGTAGAGTTTACAGGCTCCGGTGGAGTTCCGCCAGTTGAAATACATCGGCTCACCATTGAGACTCGTGATGAGAATCAGGTTTCCGCCGTCCCGGTAGATCCGCCATTCGATGGCTTTGGTCGTGTCCGGAACGTCGGCGTACAGCCAGATGTCCTGGCGGCCGACGTACTGAGCGCAGTCGGCGTTGAACAGACTGCCCCGGAAGGTCTGGCCACTCTCGTACTGCGCACGGGTCAGCCAGGCCCGCGGCAGGGTGGAGTAGAGATCGGCCAGCGCCTGATCCAGCTTTACGTCCTCCTCCCGGGGCTTGGTGGAGGAGTTCTGTAGGTCACGTACCTCGTCGAGTACCGCCTGGCGCCGCTCGGAGGAAACTGTCATTTCGATCTCCTTGTTTCACCATGCACCGGGGCCCACCGCACCACGCCCGGCACAGTTGGCGTGTTTGTCTCCGGGGGCCGTCTGGGGCTACGCGCACCGACACTCGAACAACAACAACGCGGAGCACGGAATACGCGGCGATGTGATGCCCGGAGCACTCGAATCGAAACGTCCGCCGCGTTCTCCAGCCCGCCGACGGACGAGGAACAGGTGGGCGACCGGTGAAACTCCCGACATGTCACGCCGCCCGGAATGTCGTAATCGTCGGGAGTCCCGCCGTGCGACGCGCCGGCGTCGGGGCCCGCGGACGGACTCGGCCGAGGCGGACGGGCGAGCCGCTGAGACGATCCCAGCCATGAGAAGCACCGACGGAATCAGGGCCCCCGAAGCCCTGTCTTTGACCATGGGAGGACAGGGCAGCCCCGGGCACGCCACGAACGCTGGGAAGTGCGCACGCGGCACCGCCGGTCACAGCACCGCCGGTAACGGCGTCTCGTCGCCCGAGGTGACGGTTCCGAAGGCGGCGGACCCGAAGGCGAAGCCGAGGCCGGTCGCACGGCGGCGGCCCTGGGCGCCGAAGGTCGCCGCGTTACTGACCCTGGTGACCGGTCTGATCGACGTGCTCTCCGCCGTCACCCCGGAGTGGCGTTCCCGCCTGGAGCAGCTGCGGGTGATCCTGCCCGCGCCGGCGGCCCGGCAGGCGGCGGCGTTCACCGTGGTGGTCGGCATCCTCCTGGTCCTGCTGGCGGGCGGGCTACGGCGCCGCAAGCGACGGGCCTGGCAGGCGGTCGTGGCCCTGCTGGCCGTCAGCGTCGTGCTGCACCTGGCGAAAGGGCTGGACTACGAGGAGGCGACCGCGTCGGCCGGTCTGCTGATCGTCATGGTGCTGACCCGGGACGAGTTCCGCGCCAAGGGCGACCCGCGGACACGCTGGCAGGCGCTCGGCGTCGGGGTGACACTGGCCCTGTTCTCGCTCGGCGCGGGACTCCTGCTGCTGCACGTCCGGGCGAACCGGATCGTCGGCCCGCACCCGCTGTCGGCCCAGCTCGAGCAGGTCGTCGCCGGGCTCATCGGCATCGCCGGCCCGTTGCGGTTCACCTCCGACCACTTCGAGGATCTGGCGGCGCGGATCCTGCTGGCGCTCGGCCTGCTGATCGTCGTCACCACCGCCTACCTGGCCCTGCGGCCGCCCTCACCGCGGCCGCGGCTGACCGGCGACGACGAGGAGCGGGTACGGGCCCTGCTCCAGCGGCACGGTGCGGCCGACTCCCTCGGCTACTTCGTCCTCCGCCGCGACAAGTCGGTCATCTGGTCACCCAGCGGGAAGGCCTGTGTGGCCTACCGGGTGGTCTCCGGTGTCATGCTGGCCAGCGGTGACCCGGTCGGGGACCAGGAGGCCTGGCCGGGTGCCATCGCCGAGTTCCTGCGCGAGGCCGCCGACCACGCCTGGGTCCCGGCGGTGATCGGCTGCTCGCACCGGGGCGGGACGGCCTGGACCCGGGCCGGCCTCGCCGCGCTCGAGTTCGGTGACGAGGCGGTGGTCGAGGCGGCCACGTTCTCCCTGCACGGCCGGCCGATGCGCGGCGTGCGGCAGGCGGTCGCCCGGGTCGAGCGCGCCGGCTACACCGCCACCGCGCGGCGGATGCGGGACATCCCGCCGCGGGAGGCGGCGCGACTGAAGGCGCAGGCCGCGCAGTGGCGTGGCACCGAGACCGAACGCGGCTTCTCGATGGCGCTCGGCCGGCTCGGGGATCCCGCCGACGGCGACTGCGTGGCCGTCATGGCCTTCGCCCCCGACCCGGCCGACGGCGAGCCCCGCCTGCGCGCCCTGCTGCACTTCGTCCCGTGGGGGCGCGGCGGGCTGTCCCTGAACGCGATGCTGCGGGACCGGACCGCCGACAACGGGCTGAACGAGTTCCTCATCGTCAGCGCGCTCCGCCAGGCCGCTGAGCTCGGCGTCGAGCGGCTCTCGCTGAACTTCGCGTTCTTCCGCTCCGCGCTCGAGCACGGGGAACGCCTCGGCGCCGGGCCGGTGATCCGGGCCTGGCGTGGTCTGCTGATGTTCCTGTCCCGCTGGTTCCAGATCGACAGCCTGTACCGGTTCAACGCCAAGTTCCAGCCCGGCTGGCAGCCCCGGTACGTCTGTTTCCCGAGATCGTCCGACCTGCTCCGGATCTCACTCGCCATCCTGGAGGCGGAGGCGTTTCTCGTCTGGCCCCGCTGGTGGCGTCGCGTTCCCGAGCACATCCGCCGGCCGCGGCGGCGGGTGACATCCGGGTAGACCCGGGTCCCGGGTCGGTTGCCCGGGGCCGGTGGTCTGCCGCACGCTCGGCCGGTCGACTCCCGCGGGTCCGCGCGGCGGGACGGCGCGAACCGTGGAGGTGTCCGATGGCCACGCAGGCGGAGGCGATCTCAGTCGGGTTCGTCGCCGGGGGCGACCTGAAACGGGCCGCCGCCCTGGAGGAACTGCCGATCGACTCGCTGTGGACGGGCGGGCACGTCGCCTCCCGGAACCCGTCGGGTGAGGCCATGATGGGCCTGGCCCGCCTGTCAGCGGTCACCGAGCGGGTGCGCGTCGGGACGTCGATCCTGCTCCTGCCGCTGTATCCGCCGGCGATCGTGGCCAAGCAGGTCGCCGACCTCGACCGGGCCACCGGCGGGCGGCTCGTCCTCGGCGTCGGCATCGGCGGCGAGTACCCGCAGGAGTTCAGCGCCTGCCAGGTCCCGGTCCGGGAGCGCGGTCGGCGCACCGACGAGGCGATCGGCCTGCTCCGGCGGCTCTGGACGGCCCGGACGATCTCCCACGACGGCCCGTTCTACCCGATGGAGGACGTCCGGATCCACCCGGCGCCGGCCCGGCCCGGCGGCCCGCCCATCGTCGTCGCCGGCAGGAAGGAGCCGGCGATGCGCCGCGCCGCCCTGCTCGGTGACGGCTGGATGCCCTACCTCTACTCACCGCGCCGCTACGCCGCCTCGGCACGGACCATCCGCCAGGCCGCGGCCGAAGCCGGACGTGATCTGAGCGGATTCGAGTGGTACGCGTTCGTGTTCGTCAACGTCGACCCGGACGGCGACCGGGCCCGCGAGGCGGCCGCGCGCACGATGGGGGGCAACTACAACCAGGACTTCCGGGCCATGGTCGACAGCGTGGCGGCGGCCGGGACGGCGCGGGAGGTCACGGCCAGGCTCCGCGACTTCGTCGACGCCGGCGCCCGGCACTTCATCTTCATGCCCGCACCCGGCACTGGTGCCGGTGCCGGTGCCGGTGCCGGTGCCGCCGACCGCATCGTCCGCCGCCTGCTCGACGAGGTGATCCCCGCGCTGCGCGAACACGTCTCCCAGCGGGGTGACGCCCCAGCGGCGGGATGAGCGCCGCCAGGTCAGCCGCCGGCCGTCACCCGGGCCGGCGGGTGGTCAGGACCGCGCGGATCATCGGGATCTGCAGCGGCATCCGCGCCCACGCGACAGCGGCCAGCGCGACGTCACCCGGCCGGCCTCCGCCACGCCGGGCCCGGGCCGTGGCGTCCAGGCCATCTGCAGGTTTCCCGGCCAGACTCCGACCAGGAGGGCCGCGCTCGCCCGGCCCGCCCAGGAAGCCTTCGTCAGCAACCCGGCCGCGCAGGCCAGCTCCGCGACGCCGCTGGCATAGACGACCTCGCGGGGCCGTGGGATCGCCCGCGGCACCAGCGGCTCGAAGAGCGACGGCCGCGCCAGGTGCGTCATTCCGCTGAGCAGGAACGCCCCCGTGACAAACCGCGGGCTCGGTCGGACGAACTGCTGACGCGTCACCGGCGTATCGAACCACCAGGACGCCGCCGCCGCCATCAGCGACAGCCGTACCGGGCATGCTGCGCACTCCCACCGACCCCCGCCCGCGGGACCAACGACGGGAACGGCCGAGATGAACGTCCCGATGCGGCCGACGGAATTAGGCAGAAAATAAACGCATTGGATGATCCGTCCACGACGGAACACAACTGGCAGGCAGGCGTCACGATGGCTGTTCTGATTGTCACCGAATCAGTCTTCGGCAACACCCTCACTGTTGCCTGCGCCGTCGCCACGGGTATCGCCCAGGCCGTCGGTGAGGATTCCGTCGCCGTCGTCGGTCCCGCGGACGCACCGGCCCAGCTCCCTGCCGACCTGGGGCTTCTCGTCGTCGGCGCGCCCACCCATGGATTCTCGATGCCAAGGCCGCAGTCCCGGC
Proteins encoded:
- a CDS encoding phosphatidylglycerol lysyltransferase domain-containing protein, with product MRSTDGIRAPEALSLTMGGQGSPGHATNAGKCARGTAGHSTAGNGVSSPEVTVPKAADPKAKPRPVARRRPWAPKVAALLTLVTGLIDVLSAVTPEWRSRLEQLRVILPAPAARQAAAFTVVVGILLVLLAGGLRRRKRRAWQAVVALLAVSVVLHLAKGLDYEEATASAGLLIVMVLTRDEFRAKGDPRTRWQALGVGVTLALFSLGAGLLLLHVRANRIVGPHPLSAQLEQVVAGLIGIAGPLRFTSDHFEDLAARILLALGLLIVVTTAYLALRPPSPRPRLTGDDEERVRALLQRHGAADSLGYFVLRRDKSVIWSPSGKACVAYRVVSGVMLASGDPVGDQEAWPGAIAEFLREAADHAWVPAVIGCSHRGGTAWTRAGLAALEFGDEAVVEAATFSLHGRPMRGVRQAVARVERAGYTATARRMRDIPPREAARLKAQAAQWRGTETERGFSMALGRLGDPADGDCVAVMAFAPDPADGEPRLRALLHFVPWGRGGLSLNAMLRDRTADNGLNEFLIVSALRQAAELGVERLSLNFAFFRSALEHGERLGAGPVIRAWRGLLMFLSRWFQIDSLYRFNAKFQPGWQPRYVCFPRSSDLLRISLAILEAEAFLVWPRWWRRVPEHIRRPRRRVTSG
- a CDS encoding LLM class flavin-dependent oxidoreductase — encoded protein: MATQAEAISVGFVAGGDLKRAAALEELPIDSLWTGGHVASRNPSGEAMMGLARLSAVTERVRVGTSILLLPLYPPAIVAKQVADLDRATGGRLVLGVGIGGEYPQEFSACQVPVRERGRRTDEAIGLLRRLWTARTISHDGPFYPMEDVRIHPAPARPGGPPIVVAGRKEPAMRRAALLGDGWMPYLYSPRRYAASARTIRQAAAEAGRDLSGFEWYAFVFVNVDPDGDRAREAAARTMGGNYNQDFRAMVDSVAAAGTAREVTARLRDFVDAGARHFIFMPAPGTGAGAGAGAGAADRIVRRLLDEVIPALREHVSQRGDAPAAG
- the mdoC gene encoding glucans biosynthesis protein MdoC; translation: MGKREAAPTAAAPTAGVRYHHLDALRGVLMLIGVFVHVATLGDDPVFDGIARASGLFRMETFFVVSGFLSAMLTAKYGSGLALRRRLAAVGVPLAATLVLFNPPTLWLISRFHNRSDISFVDFVRACLAPAFEGRLNWYLHLWFLLVLLGYALLTPAAVKLLGRLVSTRVYRRATAGRLRAMATITLLVLGTMAAGRIGWEQAIRPGTGSGFHADLIRRTLEFLPFFLLGLLLYLDRGRLVPSFQRPAPVLLAVSGLVLLASWHGWVNALAIGTGRVLAETMFAIPVIAMIFAAASRWGSRPSPALRYLADASYSVYLLHFFWIYVFATLLGFDPGLGSARMTLLVVATYAATFATHHLVILRFPLLRRVFNGRFPPKTHTGGRTPAAVPEAPPPAAPAFPSLAVPALPPLATPAVPGPAGTAGPPRA